Proteins from one Halopseudomonas pelagia genomic window:
- the spoT gene encoding bifunctional GTP diphosphokinase/guanosine-3',5'-bis pyrophosphate 3'-pyrophosphohydrolase has protein sequence MPGIEAFAERLDRYLEPDQVNLVRRAYFYAEQAHDGQTRRSGEPYVTHPLAVANILADMHMDHQSLMAAMLHDVIEDTGIPKDALVTQFGDTVAELVDGVSKLTQMTFETKAEAQAENFQKMALAMARDIRVILVKLADRLHNMRTLGALAPEKRRRIAKETLEIYAPIANRLGMHSLSTEFEDLGFKAMHPMRSNMIDRAVRSARGNRKELLNKILESLQGCLEREGMPGKVMGREKHLYGIYQKMRGKRKAFTEIMDVYAFRIIVDKPDTCYRVLGAVHSLYKPFPGRFKDYIAIPKANGYQSLHTTLFGLHGVPIEIQIRTEEMEDMANNGIAAHWVYKSKDDVINGHHARTRQWLKGVLELQQNAGNSLEFIENVKIDLFPDEVYIFTPKGRIMELPKGSTPVDFAYAVHTDVGNSCIACRVNRRLAPLSEPLQSGQTVEVITAPGARPNPAWLSFVITGKARSNIRHFLKHQRHSESIALGERLLDKVLASFDTSLADVPAENIQQVLKDCSMELMEDLLADIGLGNRMAYVVARRLLASSSVVESDAETTSVNTPSNTDIRELPLAIRGTEGLVVSFARCCNPIPGDPIVGYLSSGKGMVIHQENCIKLADNRHSNEKTLHLTWDKNVSGEFTVELQVELENERGIIAQLAAGITMADASIDKISVDERDGRISVVQLVVRVRDRLHLSQLIKRIRALKGVMRITRLKN, from the coding sequence ATGCCCGGTATAGAAGCTTTTGCCGAACGGCTCGACCGTTATCTTGAGCCGGACCAGGTCAACCTAGTCCGGCGCGCGTATTTCTATGCCGAGCAGGCCCACGACGGCCAAACCCGTCGCAGTGGCGAGCCTTACGTCACCCATCCCCTTGCCGTAGCCAATATCCTTGCAGACATGCATATGGACCATCAAAGCCTGATGGCCGCCATGCTGCATGATGTGATCGAAGACACCGGCATTCCCAAGGATGCGCTGGTCACCCAGTTCGGTGACACCGTGGCCGAACTGGTCGATGGCGTCAGCAAACTTACGCAGATGACCTTCGAGACCAAAGCCGAGGCGCAGGCGGAGAATTTCCAGAAGATGGCCCTGGCGATGGCCCGCGATATTCGCGTGATTCTGGTCAAGCTCGCCGATCGTCTGCACAACATGCGCACCTTGGGCGCACTGGCACCGGAGAAGCGCCGGCGCATTGCCAAGGAAACCCTGGAGATTTACGCGCCCATCGCCAACCGCCTGGGCATGCATAGCCTGAGTACCGAGTTCGAGGACTTGGGCTTCAAGGCGATGCATCCGATGCGCTCGAACATGATTGATCGCGCGGTGCGCAGCGCCCGGGGCAATCGCAAGGAGTTGCTGAACAAGATTCTCGAGTCTTTGCAAGGCTGCCTTGAGCGCGAAGGCATGCCGGGCAAGGTGATGGGCCGCGAAAAGCATTTGTATGGCATCTATCAGAAAATGCGCGGCAAGCGCAAAGCCTTCACCGAAATCATGGATGTGTACGCTTTTCGCATCATCGTCGACAAACCCGATACCTGTTACCGGGTGCTGGGCGCTGTGCACAGCCTGTATAAACCCTTTCCGGGGCGCTTCAAGGATTACATCGCCATTCCCAAGGCCAACGGCTACCAGTCATTGCATACCACGCTGTTTGGTTTGCATGGGGTCCCCATCGAAATCCAGATCCGCACCGAGGAAATGGAAGACATGGCCAACAACGGCATTGCCGCGCATTGGGTGTACAAGTCCAAGGACGATGTGATCAACGGCCACCACGCGCGCACCCGCCAGTGGCTGAAGGGCGTGTTGGAGCTGCAGCAAAACGCGGGTAACTCGCTGGAATTCATCGAGAACGTCAAGATCGATCTGTTCCCCGATGAGGTTTACATCTTTACCCCAAAGGGCCGCATCATGGAGCTGCCCAAAGGCTCAACGCCGGTTGATTTTGCCTACGCAGTGCATACCGACGTGGGTAACAGCTGCATCGCCTGCCGGGTCAACCGCCGCCTGGCGCCGCTATCCGAGCCGCTGCAGAGCGGGCAAACGGTGGAAGTCATTACCGCTCCCGGGGCGCGTCCGAATCCGGCCTGGTTGAGCTTCGTGATCACCGGCAAAGCACGCAGCAATATTCGTCACTTCCTCAAGCATCAGCGCCACTCCGAATCCATCGCCCTGGGCGAACGTCTACTCGACAAGGTACTCGCGAGCTTCGATACCAGCCTGGCCGACGTTCCGGCAGAGAACATCCAGCAGGTGCTCAAAGATTGCAGTATGGAGCTGATGGAAGATCTGCTGGCTGACATCGGCTTGGGCAACCGTATGGCTTATGTGGTGGCGCGCCGCCTGCTGGCAAGCTCCAGCGTGGTCGAATCGGATGCGGAGACCACCTCCGTGAATACGCCATCGAATACCGACATCCGCGAACTGCCCTTGGCTATCCGCGGTACCGAAGGCCTGGTGGTCAGTTTCGCGCGCTGCTGCAACCCGATCCCAGGGGATCCGATTGTCGGCTATCTGTCCTCCGGCAAGGGCATGGTCATTCACCAGGAAAACTGCATCAAGCTGGCGGACAATCGCCACAGCAATGAAAAGACCCTGCATCTGACCTGGGACAAGAATGTCAGCGGCGAATTTACCGTCGAACTGCAGGTGGAACTGGAAAACGAGCGCGGCATCATTGCCCAACTGGCCGCTGGTATAACCATGGCCGACGCCAGCATCGACAAGATCAGCGTCGACGAGCGTGATGGCCGTATCAGCGTCGTGCAACTGGTGGTGCGCGTTCGCGACCGCCTGCACCTCTCCCAACTGATCAAGCGTATCCGTGCCCTGAAAGGCGTGATGCGCATTACCCGTCTGAAAAACTGA
- the rpoZ gene encoding DNA-directed RNA polymerase subunit omega yields the protein MARVTVEDCLENVENRFELVMLATKRSRQLATGGKEPKVAWENDKPTVVALREIAGGLISNEILAQEAIQDQQEPLYSMESDLDE from the coding sequence ATGGCCCGCGTTACCGTTGAAGACTGCCTGGAAAATGTAGAAAACCGTTTTGAGCTGGTTATGCTGGCCACCAAACGCTCGCGTCAGCTGGCCACCGGCGGCAAGGAGCCGAAGGTAGCCTGGGAAAATGATAAGCCCACCGTAGTCGCCCTGCGTGAAATCGCTGGCGGCCTGATTTCCAACGAGATTTTGGCACAGGAAGCCATTCAGGATCAGCAGGAACCGCTGTACTCGATGGAATCAGATCTGGACGAGTAA
- the gmk gene encoding guanylate kinase, whose amino-acid sequence MTQATGTLYIVSAPSGAGKTSLVKALIDQLESLKVSVSHTTRSMRPGELDGVNYHFVSRDVFVEQIKQGDFLEHAEVFGNLYGTSQSAVEKTLAEGHDMILEIDWQGAQQVRHALPQARSIFILPPSREALRERLTNRGTDDNGVIDKRMSQARDEISHYVEYDFLVINDDFNTALDDLKSILRSHRLSQACQQDRYQGMLAALLSD is encoded by the coding sequence ATGACCCAAGCCACTGGCACTCTGTATATCGTTTCTGCGCCCTCGGGCGCAGGCAAAACCAGCCTGGTGAAGGCGCTGATTGATCAGCTCGAGAGTCTTAAAGTTTCCGTCTCCCACACCACCCGAAGCATGCGTCCCGGGGAGCTGGACGGGGTCAATTACCACTTCGTCAGCCGTGACGTCTTCGTTGAGCAGATCAAGCAGGGCGACTTTCTCGAGCACGCGGAAGTGTTCGGCAACCTCTATGGCACCTCGCAAAGCGCGGTAGAGAAAACCCTCGCTGAAGGCCACGACATGATTCTGGAGATCGATTGGCAAGGCGCCCAGCAGGTGCGCCATGCCCTGCCCCAGGCGCGCTCGATCTTCATTCTGCCACCCTCGCGCGAGGCGCTGCGCGAACGCCTGACCAACCGCGGTACGGACGACAATGGCGTGATCGACAAACGCATGTCCCAGGCCCGCGATGAGATCAGCCACTACGTGGAATATGACTTTCTGGTAATCAATGACGACTTCAATACTGCCCTGGATGACCTCAAATCCATCCTGCGCAGTCATCGCCTGAGCCAGGCCTGCCAGCAGGACCGCTATCAGGGTATGTTGGCAGCGCTCTTGTCAGACTAG
- a CDS encoding DUF2254 domain-containing protein, with the protein MISKWQWVLAQLTRMLWVRASLFALLAVLAALLASAADRVMPEGLPISIGGDSVETILHILASSMLTVTTFSLTVMVSAYAAATTSVTPRAIRLLMQDTTTQNVLATFLGSFLFSLVGIIALSTEIYGERGRIVLFAFTLLVILMIVITMLRWIDHLSSFGRVGDTTDRVEQATLKALADRIDNPCVGGHPWLDGKLPEGWVPMYADSIGYVQHLDVEEISDCAQEHGLQVYVNSLPGSFVHESRPLAWVDPHTDSAQFDTLRAAFTVGKTRSFDQDPRFGLAVLAEIASRALSPSMNDPGTAIDVIGRAVRILSHWPVDAEIHQSKEVSCQRVWVPALQLDELFEDIFPPIARDGASLIEVQLRLQKAFQALAERGGQFRPVAVRHAQVAFRRAEAVMVLDDDVALLRELAGKLQS; encoded by the coding sequence ATGATTTCGAAATGGCAGTGGGTGCTGGCGCAATTGACCCGAATGCTTTGGGTGCGCGCCTCGCTGTTCGCCTTGCTGGCAGTGCTCGCGGCGCTGCTGGCGAGCGCCGCCGACCGGGTCATGCCTGAAGGTTTGCCGATCAGCATCGGCGGTGACTCGGTCGAGACCATCCTGCATATTCTTGCTTCCAGCATGCTGACGGTGACGACCTTTTCCCTGACGGTGATGGTCTCAGCGTATGCGGCCGCGACCACCAGCGTAACGCCGCGAGCCATTCGGCTGCTGATGCAGGACACCACCACGCAGAACGTGTTGGCCACCTTTCTCGGCTCATTTCTCTTCAGCCTGGTCGGCATTATCGCCCTGAGTACCGAGATATACGGCGAACGCGGGCGTATTGTGTTGTTCGCCTTCACCTTGCTGGTGATTCTGATGATCGTGATCACCATGTTGCGCTGGATCGATCATCTGTCTTCCTTTGGCCGCGTTGGTGATACCACGGACCGGGTGGAGCAGGCGACGCTCAAGGCGCTGGCTGACCGTATCGACAATCCCTGTGTCGGCGGTCATCCCTGGCTGGATGGCAAGCTCCCGGAGGGCTGGGTTCCGATGTACGCCGATAGCATCGGCTATGTACAGCATCTGGACGTTGAGGAGATCTCGGATTGCGCTCAGGAACATGGTCTGCAGGTATATGTAAACAGCTTGCCGGGCAGTTTTGTGCACGAGTCGCGGCCGCTGGCGTGGGTCGACCCTCATACTGACAGCGCCCAGTTTGATACCCTGCGTGCCGCGTTTACCGTGGGCAAGACGCGTTCATTTGATCAGGATCCGCGATTTGGACTGGCGGTGCTGGCCGAGATCGCTTCCCGCGCTCTGTCGCCATCCATGAATGACCCGGGCACGGCGATTGACGTGATCGGCCGGGCGGTGCGTATTCTCTCCCATTGGCCCGTCGACGCTGAAATTCACCAGAGCAAGGAAGTAAGTTGCCAGCGTGTGTGGGTCCCTGCACTGCAACTGGATGAGTTGTTCGAGGATATCTTCCCACCTATCGCCCGCGACGGTGCCTCGCTGATCGAGGTGCAATTGCGCCTGCAAAAGGCCTTTCAGGCACTGGCGGAGCGGGGCGGCCAGTTCCGCCCGGTAGCCGTGCGGCATGCTCAGGTGGCATTCAGGCGCGCCGAAGCGGTGATGGTGCTTGATGACGATGTGGCCCTGCTACGCGAACTGGCTGGCAAGCTTCAAAGCTGA
- a CDS encoding MFS transporter produces MASQSPDPSLSRPNVYRQPGFLPFVIARLIAVFAMQIQAIVVAWQVYEITNDPLSLAYVGLAQFVPMVLLLMPAGDLIDRFDRKRILALAWSGAALCSAALWWLSVTGVEDVYWFYLALMLYGSARAFIGTSLQSLLPQIVPRDHLAQAIATNSMIMRAATILGPVMGGVLFALGGGVLTYAVCLGCFLGGLGLLLRVPVLYAEKRQILEATAWKRFTAGIGFIRSRPIILGTISLDLFAVLLGGVVALLPIYAKEVLQVGPEGLGALRSAMAIGEIMVGIYLSARPFNRNVGRTMFIAVAIFGVANLVFALSTLFWLSFGALMVAGAADMVSMYIRSALIQFSTPDTMRGRVNAVNMLFIGSSNELGVFRGGTSAAWFGVVPAAVIGSLCTLGVVSGLALGFKSLRQVNRFEDASPASRAESPAQL; encoded by the coding sequence TTGGCCAGCCAAAGCCCTGACCCAAGCCTCAGCCGTCCCAACGTCTATCGACAGCCGGGCTTTCTGCCCTTTGTCATCGCCCGTCTGATCGCGGTGTTCGCGATGCAGATTCAGGCCATTGTCGTGGCCTGGCAGGTTTACGAGATCACCAACGATCCGCTGTCGCTGGCCTATGTCGGTCTGGCTCAGTTCGTCCCTATGGTCTTGCTGCTGATGCCCGCTGGCGACCTTATTGATCGCTTCGACCGCAAGCGCATTCTGGCCCTGGCCTGGAGCGGTGCTGCGCTATGCAGCGCTGCGCTCTGGTGGTTGTCGGTGACAGGCGTTGAAGACGTCTACTGGTTCTACCTGGCGCTGATGCTTTACGGTAGCGCCCGGGCGTTTATCGGCACCTCATTGCAGAGCCTGTTGCCGCAGATTGTGCCTCGCGATCATCTGGCCCAGGCGATCGCCACCAACAGCATGATCATGCGGGCCGCGACCATTCTGGGTCCGGTGATGGGGGGTGTGCTGTTTGCGCTGGGCGGTGGCGTGCTGACCTATGCGGTCTGTCTCGGCTGCTTTCTCGGGGGTCTCGGGCTACTGCTGCGGGTGCCGGTGCTCTACGCCGAAAAACGGCAGATTCTGGAAGCCACCGCCTGGAAACGTTTTACCGCCGGTATTGGCTTTATCCGCTCGCGGCCGATCATTCTCGGCACTATCTCCCTGGATCTGTTTGCCGTGCTGCTCGGCGGTGTGGTCGCGCTGCTGCCAATTTATGCCAAGGAGGTGCTGCAAGTCGGGCCAGAAGGGCTGGGCGCCTTGCGCAGCGCCATGGCCATCGGCGAAATCATGGTGGGCATTTACCTGAGCGCACGGCCATTCAACCGCAATGTGGGGCGCACCATGTTTATTGCCGTGGCCATTTTTGGCGTCGCCAATCTGGTCTTTGCCCTGTCGACGCTGTTCTGGCTGTCTTTTGGGGCGCTGATGGTCGCCGGCGCCGCGGATATGGTCAGCATGTACATTCGCTCGGCACTGATCCAGTTTTCTACGCCGGATACCATGCGCGGCCGGGTGAATGCGGTCAATATGCTGTTTATCGGCTCATCCAACGAGCTCGGCGTTTTCCGCGGCGGCACCAGTGCCGCCTGGTTTGGCGTGGTGCCGGCGGCGGTGATCGGTAGCTTGTGCACACTCGGTGTGGTCAGCGGCCTGGCGCTGGGCTTCAAGTCCTTGCGCCAGGTCAATAGGTTCGAGGATGCTTCACCTGCAAGCCGCGCCGAAAGCCCTGCTCAGCTTTGA
- a CDS encoding YicC/YloC family endoribonuclease yields the protein MVYSMTAFSRCELSTDQGNLAWEIRSVNHRYLEPSLRMPEAFRELEGPLRERLRKEFARGKLECTLRFNPADQSVDSLKLNQPLVSQLLAAARQVSQQLDNPAPINPLEVLAWPGVMGGAQDHQAEMTAQANKLFEQAVAELKTQRAREGAELKKLLEERLEAISERVETLREMMPSLLAAHRQKLIDRFNEARLELDGTRVEQELVLLAQKIDVAEELDRLDTHVTETRHVLGGKAAMGRRLDFLMQEFNREANTLGSKAIDSRSTQAAVDLKVYIEQMREQVQNIE from the coding sequence ATGGTGTATAGCATGACTGCCTTTTCGCGCTGCGAATTGAGCACAGATCAGGGCAACCTTGCCTGGGAAATCCGCTCGGTCAACCATCGCTATCTGGAGCCGAGCTTGCGCATGCCCGAGGCTTTTCGTGAGCTGGAGGGCCCGCTGCGCGAGCGTCTGCGCAAGGAGTTCGCCCGCGGCAAACTGGAATGCACCCTGCGCTTCAACCCCGCCGACCAAAGCGTCGACAGCCTGAAACTGAACCAGCCATTGGTCAGCCAGCTGCTTGCTGCCGCCAGACAGGTGAGCCAGCAATTGGACAATCCAGCGCCAATCAATCCCCTGGAAGTGCTGGCTTGGCCCGGCGTAATGGGCGGCGCACAGGACCACCAGGCGGAAATGACGGCCCAGGCCAACAAGCTGTTCGAACAAGCCGTGGCCGAGCTCAAGACCCAGCGCGCGCGTGAAGGTGCGGAGCTGAAAAAGTTGCTGGAAGAACGCCTTGAGGCAATTTCCGAGCGGGTCGAGACCCTGCGCGAGATGATGCCCAGCTTGCTGGCGGCGCACCGGCAGAAACTGATCGACCGTTTCAACGAGGCGCGCCTGGAGCTCGACGGTACTCGGGTCGAGCAGGAACTGGTGCTGCTGGCACAGAAAATTGACGTTGCCGAAGAGCTGGACCGGCTCGATACCCATGTTACCGAGACCCGCCACGTGCTCGGCGGCAAGGCGGCGATGGGCCGACGACTGGATTTTCTGATGCAGGAGTTCAATCGTGAAGCCAATACCCTCGGTTCCAAAGCCATTGATAGCCGCAGTACTCAGGCTGCCGTGGATCTGAAGGTGTATATCGAGCAAATGCGCGAGCAAGTGCAGAACATCGAATGA
- the rph gene encoding ribonuclease PH: MKRPSGREAHQMRQVTLTRHYTKHAEGSVLVEFGDTKVICTVSVEAGVPRFLRGSGQGWITAEYGMLPRSTGGRMQREASRGKQGGRTLEIQRLIGRSLRAAVDLKSLGENTLYIDCDVIQADGGTRTASITGACVALVDALRVMKQRGALKKMPAVQMIAAVSVGIYQGEPVLDLDYLEDSAADTDLNVVVTDKGGFIEVQGTAEAAPFSAEELNAMLALAKQGVDQLFALQLAALETE; encoded by the coding sequence ATGAAACGTCCCAGTGGCCGCGAAGCCCATCAGATGCGTCAGGTGACCCTGACCCGACATTACACCAAGCATGCCGAAGGTTCGGTGCTGGTGGAGTTTGGTGATACCAAGGTGATCTGTACTGTCAGCGTCGAGGCCGGTGTACCGCGCTTCCTGCGCGGTTCTGGCCAGGGCTGGATTACCGCTGAATACGGCATGTTGCCGCGTTCGACCGGTGGGCGCATGCAGCGTGAAGCCAGTCGTGGCAAGCAGGGCGGGCGTACCCTGGAGATTCAACGGCTGATCGGTCGGTCACTGCGTGCTGCGGTCGACCTGAAAAGCCTCGGCGAAAATACCCTGTATATCGACTGTGACGTGATCCAGGCCGACGGTGGCACCCGTACCGCATCCATCACCGGCGCCTGTGTGGCATTGGTCGACGCCTTGCGGGTCATGAAACAGCGCGGCGCACTGAAGAAAATGCCCGCTGTACAGATGATTGCTGCAGTTTCCGTGGGCATCTATCAGGGCGAACCAGTGCTGGATCTGGACTACCTGGAAGATTCCGCCGCAGACACTGATCTCAACGTGGTCGTGACTGACAAAGGCGGCTTTATTGAAGTGCAGGGCACTGCCGAAGCTGCGCCGTTCAGCGCGGAAGAGCTGAATGCTATGCTGGCATTGGCCAAGCAAGGCGTTGATCAGCTGTTTGCCTTGCAGCTTGCCGCGCTGGAAACCGAGTAA
- a CDS encoding DUF4870 domain-containing protein, with the protein MIDEAQTVVDAGMPGPEARQWAMFAHLSGFLGCLIPFGSLIGPLLVWQLKKDQDPFIDDQGKEALNFQISVALAGLLCVLLMVVVIGFLLIWAVIIGAVILMIIAAIKANEGKAYRYPFCWRIIK; encoded by the coding sequence ATGATCGATGAAGCTCAAACGGTAGTAGATGCCGGGATGCCCGGTCCGGAAGCGCGTCAGTGGGCAATGTTTGCCCACCTCTCGGGCTTTCTGGGTTGCCTGATCCCCTTTGGCAGCCTGATTGGGCCGCTGTTGGTCTGGCAGCTGAAAAAGGATCAGGATCCCTTTATCGATGATCAGGGCAAAGAAGCGCTCAACTTCCAGATCAGCGTCGCGCTGGCGGGATTGCTGTGTGTACTGCTGATGGTTGTGGTAATCGGCTTTCTGCTGATCTGGGCGGTAATTATCGGGGCGGTAATCTTGATGATCATCGCCGCGATCAAGGCCAATGAGGGCAAGGCCTATCGCTATCCGTTCTGCTGGCGAATCATTAAATAG
- a CDS encoding exodeoxyribonuclease III, translating to MRIISLNVNGVEAAAARGLFDWLRTQDADVICLQDIRVTAPELEQDPYWIDGYWQYCFEAEVPSQGGVAIYTKTAPKAIIMGLDFELADRYGRYIQADFDKVSIGCLLLPSGRNGDADLNQKFKFMNDFTGYLNKQRRKRREFIYCGSLFSAHLKLDVKNWRDCQNEPGFMAPERAWMDEIFGNLGYVDALREVTREAELYSWWPDSEQAESLNLGLRFDYQILTPGLRRFVTNAQIPRDARFSQHAPVVIDYDWTLSI from the coding sequence ATGCGAATTATCAGTCTGAATGTCAACGGCGTCGAGGCGGCGGCCGCCCGAGGTCTGTTTGACTGGCTGCGCACACAAGATGCTGATGTGATTTGCCTGCAGGACATCCGCGTTACCGCCCCCGAACTTGAGCAGGACCCCTACTGGATCGACGGCTACTGGCAATACTGCTTCGAGGCGGAAGTCCCCAGCCAGGGCGGCGTGGCGATCTACACCAAAACCGCGCCCAAAGCGATCATCATGGGGCTGGATTTTGAGCTGGCCGACCGTTACGGCCGCTACATTCAAGCCGATTTTGACAAGGTCAGCATTGGCTGCCTGTTGCTGCCGTCCGGGCGCAATGGCGACGCCGACCTGAATCAGAAATTCAAGTTCATGAACGACTTCACCGGCTACCTGAACAAGCAACGCCGGAAACGTCGAGAGTTTATCTACTGCGGTTCGCTGTTCAGCGCCCACCTGAAGCTGGACGTAAAAAACTGGCGCGACTGCCAGAATGAACCCGGCTTTATGGCGCCGGAACGCGCCTGGATGGATGAGATTTTTGGCAATCTGGGTTATGTCGATGCACTACGCGAAGTGACCCGCGAAGCTGAGCTGTACAGCTGGTGGCCAGATAGCGAGCAGGCCGAGAGCCTGAATCTGGGCTTGCGCTTCGATTACCAGATCCTGACCCCCGGCCTGCGCCGTTTCGTCACCAATGCACAGATCCCCCGTGACGCGCGTTTTTCACAGCACGCGCCGGTGGTCATTGATTATGACTGGACGCTGAGTATCTGA